The genomic region ACGGCGGCCGGCGTTCTGCCCTGGCTCATCGGCGCGGGGAGGCTGCCATGAGCCTGACACTGCTCGGTCTGGGCACGGCGGCGCCGTCGCGCAGCATCGCCCAGACAGATGCCGCCACGCTCGCGGCCGGGTTCAACAATGCCGAGCCGGGACGCGAGCGCACGCTGACTGCCATCTACCGGCAAACCCGCATTCAGAGCCGGGGGTCGGTGCTCCTCGAGGAGCCCGACCTGGAGCCGTTTGCACAGAGCTTCTATCCGCCGGCGGGCGACATCGACGATGCCGGCCCCACCACCGCCGCCCGCATGGAACGGTATCGCGAGGCGTCCGTGCCGCTGGCGATCGCAGCGGCCGGTTCGGCGCTCGAGGCCGGGTCCGTCGCGGCCGCCGGCATCACGCACCTCGTCACCTGCTCGTGCACGGGGTTCGCCAATCCCGGTCTCGATCTCGACGTCGTGTGGGCGCTGGGGCTCCCGGCAGGCGTGCAGCGGACGCACGTCGGATTCATGGGCTGCCACGGGGCCTTCAATGCCCTGCGGGTGGCCGACGCCTTTGCCACGGCCGATCCGCAGGCTGTCGTCCTCGTGGTGTGCGTCGAGCTCTGCAGCCTGCACTTTCAATATGGCCGCCGCCCCGATGCCGTGGTGGCCAACAGCATCTTCGCCGATGGAGCGGGGGCGGTGGTGGGCGTCGGGCCCGGCCATGCTCGGGCCGCCGAGCCGGGAAGATGGCGGATCATCGGCCAGGCGTCGCGGATCCTTCCGGAGTCGGCCGACCAGATGGGATGGCTGATCGGCGACCACGGCTTCGAGATGTCACTGTCGGCCCGGGTTCCCGACTCCATTCGCCGGCACATCGGGTCCGTCGTCGCCGACGGGCTTGCCGGGGCGGGGCTCACGGCGGCCGACGTCCGCTCGTGGGCCGTCCATCCCGGCGGCCCGCGGGTGCTGACGAGCGTTGCGGAAGCGCTCACGCTCACGTCGGGGGCGCTCGATGCCTCGAAGCACGTCCTCGCCGCCCATGGCAACAT from Planctomycetia bacterium harbors:
- the chsA gene encoding chalcone synthase; the encoded protein is MSLTLLGLGTAAPSRSIAQTDAATLAAGFNNAEPGRERTLTAIYRQTRIQSRGSVLLEEPDLEPFAQSFYPPAGDIDDAGPTTAARMERYREASVPLAIAAAGSALEAGSVAAAGITHLVTCSCTGFANPGLDLDVVWALGLPAGVQRTHVGFMGCHGAFNALRVADAFATADPQAVVLVVCVELCSLHFQYGRRPDAVVANSIFADGAGAVVGVGPGHARAAEPGRWRIIGQASRILPESADQMGWLIGDHGFEMSLSARVPDSIRRHIGSVVADGLAGAGLTAADVRSWAVHPGGPRVLTSVAEALTLTSGALDASKHVLAAHGNMSSATILFIIERLMAARAATPCVALAFGPGLTAEMAVLA